AGTTCTTCTCCAGTCGAACCCCTGCAATCGGCCCTTTACTGTATACGTATATTCTGGTCGATATGTTGGGACAAATAAAGCGATTCATCAAATGAAAGATCAAAGCAGGATATTGACTATAGTgattattttgcttattttcattaatattatttataatcaGTGTAGTACCTATATGCACTTAGAAACTTTTCTACTTAGTTTGGTGATCAGGTGTCAAGCAAGCTGtcataaaaacatcacatgaaaaatgtatgtgagTTCTTAAAGCAGGCATCAAGTGTACCAAACCTTACTTATCAATAGATTCATATTATGGCGTTTTACATTTTGATATAAATGaggatttatgtatttttgggATGCTATGTGGCAAGGAAGGAAAAGTCAATATAGGTTTTTAAACACTCACACATATGTAAGATGTCATTGAATCTATGGTTTCACTCAAGTCCTCTCACCTCaggtggacacacacacacacacacacacacacacacacacacacacacacacacgcacacacacatatatacccCCCCTTTTAGCCCAGTTCCCACAGGAACATTTTTGCTAGTCCTTCACCctcataattataataaatttgacATTTCTCAGATAATattgatttctttattttaacatttcacaGTCAGTGATGCTCCAAAGCATTGAGAAACAGGATGTCTATTGATCTGAGGCTCATGAATCCCTTTCCTGTATGTGATCATTTTTATAAGGCCTTTCCACCAAacataaatcaatattttatattcCCATCCACATGGAGGGTGATTTGGGATCTTGATGTCATATAGACACCTGAAAATGCTACAAGAATGTTAAGGTATTAGCGATTAGGTTAAAATGTTTAGATATCTAAGAATGttgataaatgtaaaatgtttttgaccgtgttttattttacagtactgCTTGTCTGTTTGTGTGAATGGTGTCTACAATAAATTTTTTGGATGGTGCAGATTCGATCTGAAATGTTGATTTACATTCCAATATCAAACAATTTGgaaatatatttgtgtatttacaaTGTGCAATCTGATTAAACTGTTTTCAACTGTCAAATATCTACAGATGGGTTATGTTTTTAACCCATaattaaatcattctacattgaggaaaaaaaatctaatcgtgtaACATTGTTTAAGGTATATAGCCATCATCCATTTGGCAAACTGAATCTGGTCACAGACATTTAGACTCCctggaattaaataaaaaatctgcaaaaCCTAATAGTTACACTGAATGCCAGGACAAAACCAGATTTAATACATTGGACTATTTGCTCTTTTTAACCCAAAGAATGAAAAAATAACTGTAACAAAGAGTAATGGGCTATCTACACACTTAATGATCTTTACCAAGAGACAGGCTCATATAGgctatgttttatgtttgtttcatCTCAACCTAAAAcctgtttgtatattttttacaaaacaattggATCTTTATTGCTGAATTTGTTTgtaaatcattttgatgtttcgACTAAAACTCGTGCTGGCATGTTAAAACCGGGTGCGTAATGACGTGAAGCTCCTGTGTGTTTCgattgtcatttaaaatgtttcagaGGCTGTTGAATCCTGATTGCGTTTAGTTATTTGAACTGTTCGATACAGATATATGACCTTTCAAAAGTTCAGTATACGTCTACAGCGTCTGTTGGAACTataatttcatacactgaatGAAGACTTATACTAAAAATATTAACGAATAATTGTGTAAAATTGATTACGGCAACCTATTGGCCTACttaactaataaaaaaaatattatcgtGTAAATAATATGTAAATAGAGCAGAAATCGCTTTTTAATTATTGCTGAATTATTTGAGCAAAACATAGTCCTTTGTAAACTATACTGCGACGTTGATCTTCTTCCATAGTTCGTTTTCTGTTCTTATTTGGAATCATCCAAATTATTCGCAATTCgctgttatttgtttgtttatttaactaacTAGTAACTGACCGGTCATAAAAAAGTGTTCAAGTAGGAATGTACAAAAACAGTTTATATTTCCCCCGACCAAATACTGCTTTTTGTTTTAGGAATGAATAAATCAATTGTTTCACTACATGAAAGGTTTACATAAAATTGCATAAGCCAATTCGAACAAAAAActttattaattatatatatataataataaagaataaataaatagatgtaATAGACTAGATATAATAGTTAGATTTATTCATCAATGCACTAGATGGGAGAAGCTTAATACAGACTGCAATGCAAAAACCATACATCGTAAAAAACAATAATCTAAAATATATAGCATAGGCATAATGTTATGAATTTAAAACCAGTTGCACGTAAACGTCATAGAcattatttcaatatgaaattaataaaaaatgctgGAGAAAGTTAATAGCTCATAAAGAATTCCATGCATACTtcctgaactgtaaaaaagccGTTCTCAATAACAGTTTAATTCACTATTGcttaaaattataaatacaaaaacgtgCTCtatatgtttgtatgtgtccATGTTGATCAAAGTTTGTTATCCACAAATGTTGCAGATAGACTTGAAAAATCCTCCTGTGCACCCAGTATACAATCTCTAATGCAGAATGCTTAATTTGCTAGTGGTTTAAGTACCTTGTCGAAATTATTTTACTCCATTCAATACATCTTGCATGACAAGTTAAATTTGCAGAAGTTGTATATAAATGATTTTGCAGGTATCAACATAAACAAGTTATATGACGTAAAACAATATACAAAACACTTTCACCACACTGCATTTTTTCAGTATATACGTAGCTGCATACACTTTAAACAGGCATAAGAACAGTCCTTTTCCCTCACAGTTCGCAATACTTTGAATATTCTATTGTTATTTTTCATCAATGAAAATCTTAAACAACATTATACATGTGTGTCTCCAGGCAGCGCGCTCTCGCAACCTGGAAAATGCCATCCGCCAATTTCCGACACATTCATTTCTTTAGGTCCGCCACATTTGAGGAATCACGTATATGTTATGAACCTGTAGCAGTTTAAAAAGTTTTCAGAAAGGTAGCGTATCATGAAAGAGTTTGTCGATGATGGCAGGCGTGGGAACCAAATCCTCCAGTTTCAAATAAAAGATGCGCTGCAGTCCTTGCGTGCACAGCGCGCGCACCTCCGGCAGCTTCTCCAACAGTTTAGATAATTCGGCACTGCAGGACACCTGATCCTTCAGACAGTTTACTATCTTGTTTTGAAGCTCCTCCGTTTTCTTAGGCTCTTTCAGTCCGTGTCTCTCTATGGCGATAAGAAACAACCCGTCAGAGGTCTGATTCATGCTGCATTTCTGTGCATCACTTGGAAAAGGTCAGACATGTCTTACCTGTTACTATGGTGAGAGCAGCTATGCAGGAGAAAGCAGAGACGTCTATGTTCATGCTCTGAAGGTTAGAAGAAAACTCAAAGATGGAGTCGATCCATTCACCAAAGCCTCGCACGCACTGCATCTTGTGTAGAACCACTccattgcaaaaaataaatttatcCTCAGCCAGGTTGGacctgaaaatgaaaagtaaatagAGCGTAACATAGTGCAATTCTAAAATAAAGTGTCCTTTCCGAGTTATGCCCAAAATATCAATGCCTACCTGTAAGCCAGCCGCAGGACAAAAAGTTCAAGGAAGGCTGACTCGAAAAGCAACTCCTGGTCGCATTTGGCCAGGTCAGTAAAACCGGGAATTTTTTCGGCCCATCCGCGAATGATATTCATCGAAGCAGTAAGGAGATCGTAGAATTGCTGAATGTGCAGAGATTCATCTCCATTGTGATACTCGGGGCTCGCCTGGAACTAAAATTCAGacattaaatgttaaagaaAACCGAAATAAAACAGAGTGTGTATATTTTGCATAGTTTATAAGCAAAGGTCACATTCTATATccgaaataaaaacatatatttaaagttCCTGGGGTACTTTTGAAtgacaaaatgatcatttagccGGTCACTCACTTTAGAGTAGTCCAGTCGGGCCATGGAGGGGTTGGAGTCCATGTGCGCTCTCACTAGGGCGTTCAGGAGATTGACAGGTGTCATGGAGACTGGGATGTCCTGCTGGCTTTTAGGTTTAGACGGCAGACGACCCCTCCGACCTTTTAAACTCGCTGTTCTGACGACTGCAAAAATATATTGGTTAAATACACTTTGGATTATAATTGAACTGTTTTATCATATTTTACTGACAGTGCAGGGTATCAGACAATTGGGATTAAAGTTCCTATATAATAGAAAAGCAAAAAACTAGTTGACTCTACCTTCCTTTACCATTCCCACGACCATGCACTTTTGAAAGCGGCAATACTGGCATCGATTTCGCCGTCTTTTATCCACAGGACAATTTTTGTTTGCCAGACAAACGTATTTGGCGTTTTTCTGCACCGTGCGCTGTAGAGGAACAGCACATGTTTCACTGCATGTCAATCTAGTCCAAACACATAACACTAACGTGTGTACAGCCACACATCAGGAAACAACTTGAACTGCAATCACATTGTGAAGTTACAATAGAACAGGACACTCAATCCCTGCACTCCAGCCAGTAATACATTCAAGGGCCGGAGAGGGCAGACATTTGGTAAATACAGATCCGTGGGCAGTCATAATTTGGGGTCCC
The Triplophysa rosa linkage group LG7, Trosa_1v2, whole genome shotgun sequence genome window above contains:
- the nr4a2b gene encoding nuclear receptor subfamily 4 group A member 2b; translation: MPCVQAQYGTSPPGASPASQSYSYNTTGEYSCDFLTPEFVKFSMDLTNAEIAVTSSLPSFNTFVDTYSSSYDVKPPCLYQMSHSGDPLSIKVEDIPPHSYHQQHHQPHQTEESVPHTGPIYYKASSPNITSSPSFPAPPHHTWEESGPLHSFHQNYLATSHMIDQQRKNAMSRLFSFKQSPVDTPMSSCQMRFDGSLHVSMGADTPGAHRALESFAVPAPPRKQHGMGLSHSLNVGHGHPLLESPVASPQARGSPSSEGLCAVCGDNAACQHYGVRTCEGCKGFFKRTVQKNAKYVCLANKNCPVDKRRRNRCQYCRFQKCMVVGMVKEVVRTASLKGRRGRLPSKPKSQQDIPVSMTPVNLLNALVRAHMDSNPSMARLDYSKFQASPEYHNGDESLHIQQFYDLLTASMNIIRGWAEKIPGFTDLAKCDQELLFESAFLELFVLRLAYRSNLAEDKFIFCNGVVLHKMQCVRGFGEWIDSIFEFSSNLQSMNIDVSAFSCIAALTIVTERHGLKEPKKTEELQNKIVNCLKDQVSCSAELSKLLEKLPEVRALCTQGLQRIFYLKLEDLVPTPAIIDKLFHDTLPF